The Zobellia alginiliquefaciens genome contains a region encoding:
- a CDS encoding cell envelope biogenesis protein OmpA yields the protein MKNALTYNVLFACVFSCCCSSMTAQYSGNDRVTEIYQATNKRMENYQYLKKQGYKDREIFEDLGNANFLNKNYDTALFWYDKLKEVNKSAGLSNNYQKRYDYAMAKNQNMGSATRSDSNDWVAQIESDYKVKKQNSKNILDQPLTERYRELDFQRKDGQFIVDDQTIVQNELRALLGEENEDHNGYKMPVAVTPDGKTAYFSKVVEVKPLYGVFSKSEEIHKIFKAEKVRGEWKNVKEVAVAPKHASAMHPSISSDGKRLFFASNMPGTFGEYDIYVSAIGKDGSMGVSKNLGQKVNTKKDDMYPNVVGTNTLFFASEGRKGQGGLDVYMTQVGQKHVDLAVNLGSPINSGEDDFAISFTSNNGKGYVMSNRGNNKTKIQKVAFTYANKRAKEDESQYRALEAFNANSEARYTSNSFEED from the coding sequence ATGAAAAATGCGCTAACCTACAATGTGCTTTTTGCCTGCGTTTTTTCGTGTTGTTGCAGTTCAATGACTGCTCAATATTCGGGTAATGACCGTGTTACGGAAATTTACCAAGCAACGAATAAACGAATGGAAAACTACCAGTACCTTAAAAAGCAAGGGTACAAAGACAGAGAAATTTTTGAAGACTTAGGTAATGCCAACTTCTTGAACAAAAACTATGATACCGCCTTGTTTTGGTATGATAAGTTAAAAGAAGTTAATAAGTCTGCAGGCTTGAGCAATAATTATCAGAAGCGTTATGACTACGCTATGGCCAAAAATCAAAATATGGGATCAGCTACCAGGTCCGATAGTAATGATTGGGTCGCTCAAATTGAGTCTGATTATAAAGTGAAGAAACAAAATTCAAAAAATATTTTAGATCAGCCTTTAACGGAGAGGTATAGAGAGTTGGATTTTCAAAGAAAAGATGGTCAGTTTATTGTAGATGACCAAACAATCGTCCAAAATGAGCTTAGAGCTTTATTGGGTGAAGAAAATGAAGATCACAACGGTTATAAAATGCCAGTAGCGGTAACACCGGATGGGAAAACAGCCTATTTTAGTAAAGTAGTAGAAGTTAAACCTTTATACGGTGTTTTTTCTAAGAGTGAAGAAATACATAAAATCTTTAAAGCCGAAAAGGTAAGAGGTGAGTGGAAGAATGTAAAAGAAGTAGCGGTTGCACCTAAGCATGCGTCTGCAATGCACCCTTCAATTTCTTCTGATGGAAAACGTCTGTTTTTCGCCTCTAATATGCCGGGTACTTTTGGAGAGTATGATATATATGTATCTGCCATTGGAAAAGACGGAAGCATGGGTGTCTCTAAAAACCTGGGTCAAAAGGTAAACACCAAGAAAGATGATATGTACCCTAATGTGGTAGGAACAAATACTTTGTTCTTTGCTTCAGAAGGTAGAAAAGGTCAAGGAGGCTTAGATGTTTATATGACTCAAGTAGGTCAGAAACACGTAGACCTGGCAGTTAATCTTGGCAGTCCGATCAATAGTGGAGAAGATGATTTTGCTATCTCATTCACTTCAAACAATGGCAAAGGTTATGTAATGTCTAACCGTGGAAACAACAAAACTAAAATCCAAAAGGTTGCTTTCACTTATGCCAACAAACGAGCAAAAGAAGACGAAAGCCAATATAGAGCGCTAGAAGCTTTTAATGCTAATTCAGAAGCAAGATACACATCTAATTCATTTGAAGAAGATTAA
- a CDS encoding TetR/AcrR family transcriptional regulator — protein MAKESVKDRIISAASELFYMDGYNQTGINKILEVAHVSKDSMYRHFRSKEAIAVAYIEKRHWLFMQALEEFVVNEKDGNDKVLAVFDCLKYYIEKFEFRGCGFQNIITDLPKGQDSIAEAVRIHINDFHLYIYNELKKNAIGDKKSKELSAEIFVLLEGALILSQIQKSATPITVGKRACRKILNV, from the coding sequence ATGGCAAAAGAAAGTGTAAAGGATCGAATAATCTCTGCGGCATCCGAACTGTTTTATATGGACGGGTATAACCAAACGGGGATTAATAAAATATTAGAAGTTGCTCATGTTTCAAAAGATAGCATGTATCGGCATTTTAGGTCCAAAGAAGCTATTGCCGTTGCTTACATAGAGAAGAGACATTGGTTATTTATGCAGGCCTTAGAGGAATTTGTGGTCAATGAAAAGGATGGGAATGATAAAGTGCTCGCAGTATTCGACTGTCTCAAATATTATATAGAAAAGTTTGAGTTTAGAGGCTGCGGATTTCAAAATATTATTACGGACTTGCCTAAGGGACAAGATTCTATCGCAGAAGCCGTACGAATACATATAAATGATTTTCATTTATATATATATAATGAACTTAAAAAGAATGCTATAGGCGATAAGAAATCAAAAGAGCTAAGTGCTGAAATATTCGTACTGTTAGAAGGAGCCTTAATATTATCACAAATTCAAAAGAGTGCTACACCAATAACTGTAGGAAAGAGAGCATGTAGAAAAATTTTAAACGTGTAA
- a CDS encoding aldose epimerase family protein has protein sequence MKRILVRSVIFILMTYTGSAQTITKEHWGKVNNKEISLYTITNTNGMKMQITNLGCIITSLFVPDKNGNLDDVVLGFDNLEDYLNGHPSFGTTVGRYANRIKNAQFILNDSVYKLTANADGTAIHGGNEFRDAIWNAKTITSENGQGIQFHYLSPEGSHGFPGNLDVYATYLLNDNNAIHVTFEATTDKDTHVNMTNHSYFNLNGAKELIYNHELMVDADTYTEFGEDITPTGKMPLLKDTAWDLSTMTRIGDKVHDIPLNGYHHFYILNKKDGEMKKAAELIEPTSGRKLEVFTTQPGITVYASNGLDNITGKYNIAYKPHAAICLETHHHPDAMNHHNFPSTVLKPGEKYSEAVIYDFGTLQ, from the coding sequence TTGAAGAGGATACTTGTTAGGAGCGTAATTTTTATATTAATGACTTATACCGGAAGCGCTCAAACCATTACAAAAGAACATTGGGGGAAAGTTAATAACAAAGAAATTTCGCTTTACACTATAACCAACACCAATGGCATGAAAATGCAGATAACCAATTTGGGCTGCATTATAACTTCCCTTTTTGTACCCGATAAAAATGGTAATCTAGACGACGTTGTTCTTGGCTTTGACAATTTAGAAGATTACCTAAACGGACACCCAAGTTTTGGAACAACCGTAGGCAGGTACGCCAATCGCATAAAAAATGCACAATTCATACTAAATGATTCCGTTTACAAACTCACTGCAAATGCAGATGGAACTGCCATACATGGTGGAAACGAGTTTAGAGATGCCATTTGGAATGCTAAAACCATAACTTCAGAAAACGGACAAGGAATTCAGTTTCATTACCTCTCACCAGAGGGTTCCCATGGTTTCCCAGGAAATCTTGATGTTTACGCTACGTATCTGTTAAATGACAATAATGCAATTCATGTAACTTTTGAAGCTACTACCGATAAAGATACCCACGTGAATATGACCAACCATAGCTACTTCAACCTGAACGGGGCAAAAGAGTTGATATATAACCATGAACTAATGGTTGATGCGGACACCTACACAGAATTTGGTGAAGACATCACCCCCACTGGAAAAATGCCCCTCTTAAAAGATACGGCTTGGGACCTTTCGACTATGACACGAATTGGAGATAAAGTACACGACATTCCCTTGAACGGATATCATCATTTTTATATTTTGAATAAAAAGGATGGTGAAATGAAAAAGGCTGCAGAGCTTATTGAACCCACCTCCGGAAGAAAATTAGAAGTATTTACCACACAACCGGGAATAACAGTTTATGCCAGCAATGGTTTGGACAATATCACAGGGAAATATAATATTGCCTATAAACCACATGCTGCCATTTGTTTGGAAACACACCACCATCCAGATGCCATGAACCATCACAATTTTCCTTCCACGGTACTAAAACCGGGTGAAAAGTATTCTGAAGCTGTTATCTATGATTTTGGTACGCTACAATAA
- the gap gene encoding type I glyceraldehyde-3-phosphate dehydrogenase — translation MKKIAINGMGRIGRTALKVILETPELEVVAVNDIATIENIAYLLEYDSVHGKFEKSVDFEEGKLIVDGKDIRFYNERNPEDLPWKELEIDVVIESTGIFTQYNDADRHIQAGAKTVVLSGPSKSPEVPTVVHGVNSEDGKTSIFSCASCTTNNISPVIEIIGRRIGIKKAIMTTIHADTSSNAMVDSPNKGSFRMGRSGINNLIPTTTGAAKATTKALPEYAGKFDGMAVRVPVAVGSVSDITIVTEKTVTAEEVNKILEEEAQTDRYKKVLQTTYAPLVSSDIIKSPYGSIADLSLTKVVDGDLLKVLAWYDNEWGFTNQMIRQILSL, via the coding sequence ATGAAGAAAATCGCAATTAACGGAATGGGCCGAATTGGCCGAACAGCATTAAAAGTCATCCTTGAAACTCCTGAACTAGAAGTTGTAGCTGTCAATGATATCGCTACTATAGAAAATATAGCTTATTTATTAGAGTACGACAGTGTTCATGGTAAATTTGAGAAATCTGTAGATTTTGAAGAGGGTAAACTTATTGTAGACGGAAAAGACATTCGCTTTTATAACGAAAGAAACCCTGAAGACCTTCCTTGGAAAGAATTAGAAATTGATGTAGTTATAGAAAGTACCGGTATTTTCACCCAGTACAATGATGCTGATAGACATATTCAAGCAGGGGCCAAAACTGTAGTTTTATCGGGCCCTTCTAAAAGTCCCGAAGTACCCACTGTTGTTCATGGTGTAAATTCTGAAGATGGTAAAACCAGCATTTTCTCATGTGCAAGTTGTACCACAAATAATATTAGTCCGGTTATAGAGATCATCGGTAGACGCATCGGAATCAAAAAAGCGATAATGACCACTATTCATGCCGATACAAGCTCTAACGCTATGGTAGATTCACCTAACAAAGGTAGTTTTAGAATGGGGCGTTCAGGTATCAACAATTTGATTCCTACTACAACCGGTGCCGCTAAAGCAACTACAAAAGCATTACCGGAATATGCCGGTAAATTTGATGGAATGGCAGTTCGTGTTCCAGTGGCTGTTGGTTCTGTTTCCGATATCACCATCGTAACCGAAAAAACGGTTACTGCGGAAGAAGTGAATAAAATTTTAGAAGAAGAAGCCCAGACGGACCGTTATAAAAAAGTGTTACAGACCACATACGCACCGCTAGTTTCCAGCGATATTATAAAAAGCCCTTACGGGTCTATTGCCGACCTATCTTTAACGAAAGTTGTAGATGGCGATTTACTTAAAGTATTGGCCTGGTATGATAATGAATGGGGGTTCACCAATCAAATGATCCGTCAGATACTAAGTTTATAA
- a CDS encoding AraC family transcriptional regulator, translated as MENIPNIAFEGQENTKEFEVLSISDLSAKIVEGLDHNPNKPHRITFFALLMVTEGSGFHRVDLKEYPIKKGSVLKIAKGQVHSFQEDMDYKGFLVIFTEDFVLKYFSKYSVEFISHLYNYHLSDPLVENTNCEPFIEQIIEEMNLEPSYAQQNILAKILELYLLRLEREANSKIKSTQHSDYYPLFLQFNNLVESNFRTTRNVKDYAQKLMISTKHLSKVVNVFTLNTAKHFIDQYVVLEIKRALLSTDKSLKEISYDIGFDEVTNFTKFFKKHTDLTPKEFKSSF; from the coding sequence TTGGAGAACATTCCTAATATAGCGTTTGAAGGGCAAGAAAACACCAAGGAGTTTGAAGTGCTAAGCATATCGGACCTATCTGCAAAAATAGTAGAAGGTTTAGATCATAACCCTAACAAACCGCATCGTATTACTTTCTTCGCCTTACTTATGGTTACTGAGGGTAGTGGCTTTCATAGGGTTGACCTTAAAGAATATCCTATTAAAAAGGGGAGCGTTTTAAAAATTGCAAAAGGACAGGTGCATTCCTTTCAGGAGGATATGGATTATAAGGGTTTCCTTGTCATCTTCACGGAAGATTTTGTGCTAAAATATTTTTCCAAATATTCAGTTGAGTTTATCTCCCATTTATACAATTATCATCTTTCTGACCCACTGGTAGAGAACACTAATTGTGAGCCGTTTATTGAGCAGATTATTGAAGAAATGAATCTTGAGCCCAGCTATGCCCAGCAAAACATTTTGGCAAAAATTCTTGAGCTTTACTTGTTAAGATTAGAGCGTGAGGCCAATTCAAAAATTAAGTCAACCCAACATAGTGATTACTACCCTTTATTTCTTCAGTTTAACAATCTGGTAGAATCTAATTTTAGGACCACAAGAAACGTAAAGGATTATGCCCAAAAGCTAATGATAAGTACAAAGCATTTAAGCAAGGTGGTTAACGTCTTTACTCTTAATACAGCCAAACATTTTATTGACCAGTATGTGGTATTAGAGATAAAGAGAGCACTATTGAGCACTGATAAAAGTCTAAAAGAAATTAGCTACGACATTGGTTTTGATGAGGTTACAAATTTCACTAAGTTCTTTAAGAAACATACAGACCTTACTCCAAAGGAATTTAAATCTAGTTTTTAA
- a CDS encoding DUF1348 family protein produces MKRKLSSTVFTLKTAKQMIQRIENAWNSKDFTKVYNFFASNSEWYNGPKFICGGPSVQTFLKSKGEKELERKLKLEYWAHTDHSIAVRFEYEYHTIDGQWHRAYGNETWEFSDDGLIEKLFVRIVVTPICKSKRELC; encoded by the coding sequence ATGAAAAGAAAATTGTCATCAACCGTATTTACGCTCAAAACAGCAAAACAGATGATTCAGCGTATAGAAAATGCTTGGAATAGTAAAGACTTTACCAAGGTTTACAATTTTTTTGCTTCAAACAGTGAATGGTACAACGGTCCTAAATTTATCTGTGGAGGGCCCAGCGTTCAAACCTTTTTAAAAAGTAAAGGGGAGAAAGAACTGGAACGTAAGCTTAAACTGGAATATTGGGCGCATACGGACCATAGTATTGCCGTTAGATTTGAATATGAATACCACACAATTGACGGGCAATGGCACCGAGCCTACGGAAACGAGACTTGGGAATTTTCCGATGATGGTCTTATAGAGAAATTATTTGTTAGAATTGTAGTCACTCCTATATGTAAGAGTAAAAGAGAATTATGCTAA
- a CDS encoding SDR family oxidoreductase, whose amino-acid sequence MKIAVTSASGQLGASIVGHLINIVGKDNVVGIARTTEKASNLGVEIRKGDYNSRPDFDAALKNIDVVLLVSGMDVPEKRIQQHRNVIEAAKQNGVQKIVYTSIIGDEKQTAFSPVVKSNRQTEQDIIESGLEWAIGRNGIYIEPDLEYIDHYAKDGEIKNCAGNGKCGYTSRGELGYAYAQMLSENDHNGHIYNLMGEAITQSKLAELINEVYGLDLQYNSLSVEDYAEERKAELGEFMGTIIAGIYEGIRNGSNDIESNYELAAGRPHKDHLEVIEAFKRDNQTS is encoded by the coding sequence ATGAAAATAGCAGTTACTTCAGCCAGTGGTCAGTTAGGTGCATCTATTGTAGGGCATCTTATAAATATAGTAGGGAAAGACAATGTAGTGGGTATTGCCCGCACAACGGAGAAAGCCAGTAATCTAGGAGTTGAGATAAGAAAGGGAGATTATAACAGTCGCCCGGACTTTGATGCTGCTCTAAAGAATATAGATGTTGTTCTTTTGGTTTCTGGAATGGATGTACCGGAGAAAAGAATACAGCAGCATAGAAATGTCATTGAAGCTGCAAAGCAAAACGGTGTTCAGAAAATTGTTTATACCAGTATTATTGGTGATGAAAAGCAAACGGCCTTTAGCCCTGTGGTGAAAAGTAACCGTCAGACAGAGCAAGATATTATTGAATCTGGACTGGAGTGGGCCATTGGTAGAAACGGGATTTACATTGAACCCGATTTGGAATATATAGACCATTATGCAAAGGATGGAGAAATTAAAAATTGTGCAGGCAATGGCAAATGTGGGTATACCAGCCGAGGAGAGTTGGGGTATGCATATGCGCAAATGCTTTCGGAGAATGATCATAACGGGCATATCTATAACCTGATGGGTGAAGCTATTACTCAGTCAAAGCTTGCCGAGCTTATCAATGAGGTGTATGGTCTTGACCTACAATACAATTCTCTTTCCGTTGAAGACTATGCCGAAGAAAGAAAAGCGGAATTAGGTGAGTTTATGGGAACAATTATAGCTGGTATTTATGAAGGAATCCGCAATGGTTCTAACGATATTGAATCCAATTATGAACTGGCGGCAGGTAGACCTCACAAAGACCATCTTGAAGTTATAGAAGCGTTCAAAAGAGACAATCAGACTTCGTAA
- a CDS encoding succinylglutamate desuccinylase/aspartoacylase family protein, which produces MVQQKTFKRILTGLLFLSMAVSLAQDGFKQAFNNKARATTTNVRIDVTDDLGNEGYLPVSIVKGKTDGSVFTIVAGVHGFEYPPIIATQELMQEIDVDKLAGTLIFIPIANRASFYTRTPFMNPQDKTNLNGAFPGDASGSITQRMAYSITEKIIPVSDIFLDIHGGDACEDLIPFICYYNNEQKPEQTRKAKKLSENSGFEYVVSYPYTLKDEDPAKYVFKQAVQDGKTALSIEAGKLGNVQEESVQLIKTGVYNMLAQMNMYDGPKTTPKPDLIKLNYQTYIRSNEKGIFYSPLKAGDSVKKGDIVGRTTDEFGKTITEYKATSSGVILYKLATPPINKGDTVMCISEHR; this is translated from the coding sequence ATGGTACAACAGAAGACTTTTAAAAGAATACTTACCGGATTACTGTTTTTGTCAATGGCTGTTTCTTTGGCACAAGATGGTTTTAAACAAGCTTTTAATAACAAAGCGAGGGCAACGACCACAAACGTTCGCATAGATGTCACTGATGATTTGGGCAACGAAGGGTACTTGCCCGTTTCAATTGTAAAAGGAAAAACAGATGGTTCCGTTTTTACCATAGTTGCAGGCGTTCATGGGTTTGAGTATCCACCCATTATAGCCACACAAGAGTTAATGCAAGAAATTGATGTGGATAAACTGGCTGGCACACTTATTTTTATTCCCATAGCCAATAGGGCTTCTTTCTATACGCGAACGCCCTTTATGAATCCGCAGGATAAAACAAATTTAAACGGAGCTTTTCCAGGAGATGCTTCGGGTTCTATAACTCAAAGAATGGCATATAGTATTACGGAGAAAATTATTCCTGTAAGTGATATTTTTTTGGATATCCATGGTGGAGATGCATGTGAAGACCTAATTCCATTTATTTGTTATTACAATAATGAACAGAAACCGGAACAAACCAGAAAAGCAAAAAAACTTTCTGAAAATAGTGGTTTTGAATACGTGGTTTCTTATCCCTATACATTAAAAGATGAAGATCCTGCCAAATATGTGTTTAAGCAAGCCGTACAAGACGGTAAAACCGCGTTGAGTATTGAAGCTGGTAAACTAGGGAATGTTCAAGAAGAATCGGTTCAATTGATTAAGACCGGAGTTTATAATATGCTCGCTCAAATGAACATGTACGACGGGCCAAAAACTACTCCCAAACCAGATTTAATTAAATTGAATTACCAAACCTACATCAGGTCAAATGAAAAGGGCATCTTTTATAGTCCTCTAAAAGCGGGCGATTCCGTAAAAAAAGGAGATATTGTTGGCCGTACCACTGATGAATTTGGGAAGACCATTACCGAGTACAAGGCAACCAGTTCCGGTGTTATTCTATATAAACTAGCTACACCTCCAATAAATAAAGGAGATACGGTAATGTGTATAAGTGAGCATCGCTAA
- a CDS encoding PorP/SprF family type IX secretion system membrane protein translates to MSYIKNNINTIFLLLLLCTIFGTQSNYGQEAAAVTEINSKSTYHNQLFFNRFLINPTFSLVRENKSYINILHRNQYATFEDNNQNYFLGFSNKLNDKSALGISVYSQWSGVVQEFGFNANYATAVQLGDESKLTFGTNITYYTEGLDQNRIVVAETDTKISDAKKESKVAVQPGVTLSLGGFDFGLYATELFKYNQTTNEFLTNLSTKSVKASVQYTHQFLTNRGIFANARLMPMVQVGKNKEGGLGYVGSVLLDLPNLGWFQTNFDDDYGLSLGLGFNLSKRMSLGYLLEKDLMTDDADLGWNHEVSLAYTFDNHGSSMDAYADSSEDAKVDRIVRNYEEQILRLTAENKKNMERSNAPIANRGFANSISTEIEEDMNGMAYENRLILDEMIIRQDSIDAARDAAFEARLKSLVDVLKKEIKENLNPEVEEEEVVPVPPEYTALASNITVKETPKVLDNEERFNDVQDFLAVNDTQMSGLSKQETVKEKTVEVVAETESKSIVEENTNAKDIKDYVKLPIKILNQSDIVGVKSGYYVIANVYSNKKYLNAFMETLKEQGLDARQFYNKENGLHYVYLADYNFKEDAKMAYVSNLNGKYNDEKWIMQVDDHSAVVNNIYED, encoded by the coding sequence ATGAGCTACATAAAAAATAATATCAACACAATTTTCCTGCTCCTTTTGTTATGTACCATCTTTGGTACGCAGTCTAACTACGGACAAGAAGCAGCAGCAGTAACCGAGATAAACTCAAAGAGCACCTATCACAATCAATTGTTCTTTAACAGATTTTTGATCAACCCTACCTTTTCGTTGGTTAGAGAGAACAAATCATACATTAACATTCTTCACAGAAACCAGTATGCTACGTTTGAAGATAACAACCAAAACTACTTCTTGGGCTTCAGCAATAAGCTTAACGATAAATCTGCACTAGGTATCAGTGTTTATAGCCAATGGTCCGGCGTTGTACAAGAATTTGGTTTTAATGCCAATTACGCAACGGCTGTACAATTAGGAGACGAAAGTAAACTAACCTTTGGTACGAACATTACTTATTATACAGAAGGGCTAGACCAAAATAGAATAGTGGTAGCTGAAACGGATACCAAGATTTCGGATGCCAAAAAAGAAAGTAAAGTTGCGGTTCAGCCAGGAGTAACCTTGTCTTTAGGCGGGTTTGATTTTGGACTTTACGCTACCGAGCTTTTTAAATATAACCAAACAACCAATGAATTTTTAACGAACCTAAGTACAAAGAGCGTAAAAGCCTCAGTACAGTATACACACCAGTTTTTGACTAACAGAGGTATTTTTGCCAATGCACGTTTAATGCCAATGGTACAAGTTGGTAAGAACAAAGAGGGTGGATTAGGTTACGTAGGATCAGTATTATTGGACTTGCCTAATTTAGGGTGGTTTCAGACAAATTTTGACGATGATTATGGTCTTTCTTTAGGACTTGGTTTTAATTTAAGCAAGCGTATGTCCTTAGGATATTTGTTAGAAAAGGATTTAATGACGGATGATGCTGATCTAGGATGGAACCATGAAGTGTCTTTAGCCTATACTTTTGATAACCATGGCTCTAGTATGGATGCGTATGCAGATAGTTCGGAAGATGCCAAAGTAGATCGTATTGTAAGAAATTATGAGGAGCAAATTTTAAGACTGACGGCAGAGAACAAAAAGAACATGGAAAGAAGCAATGCTCCTATTGCGAACAGAGGCTTTGCCAACTCAATTTCTACGGAAATAGAAGAAGATATGAATGGTATGGCTTATGAAAATAGGTTGATTTTAGATGAGATGATCATAAGACAGGATTCTATAGATGCCGCCAGAGATGCTGCTTTTGAAGCACGTTTAAAGTCTCTAGTAGATGTTCTTAAAAAGGAAATCAAAGAGAACTTAAATCCTGAAGTTGAGGAAGAGGAAGTTGTTCCTGTACCACCTGAGTATACAGCTTTGGCCTCTAATATTACAGTTAAGGAAACTCCTAAGGTGTTGGATAATGAAGAAAGGTTTAATGATGTACAAGATTTCTTAGCGGTAAACGATACCCAAATGTCCGGACTTTCTAAGCAAGAAACAGTAAAAGAGAAAACAGTAGAAGTTGTTGCGGAAACAGAATCAAAGTCCATTGTTGAAGAAAATACAAATGCAAAGGACATAAAGGATTATGTAAAGCTTCCGATTAAAATATTAAATCAATCAGATATCGTTGGTGTAAAATCCGGTTATTATGTAATTGCCAATGTGTATTCAAACAAAAAATATTTGAATGCCTTTATGGAGACTCTAAAAGAACAAGGTCTTGATGCAAGACAGTTTTATAACAAAGAGAACGGTTTACATTATGTATACTTAGCAGATTATAATTTTAAGGAAGATGCCAAAATGGCCTATGTTTCTAATCTGAACGGAAAATACAACGACGAAAAATGGATTATGCAAGTAGATGATCATTCTGCTGTAGTGAATAATATATATGAAGACTAA
- a CDS encoding DUF1348 family protein, whose protein sequence is MKPTPFHPFSMETAKQKIKQAEDAWNTKCPTNVLSHFSIHSKWHKGPLLIKGHEAIEVYLKDKWKNEDCFLLKLEYWAHTDMSIAVQLAYEFRDEDQLWYRAFGNEIWEFDKTGLIHNRFIRVNDFPIEEEERQLHLEHVSFS, encoded by the coding sequence ATGAAACCGACACCATTCCACCCCTTTTCCATGGAAACGGCTAAACAAAAGATTAAACAAGCAGAAGACGCTTGGAATACTAAATGTCCTACAAATGTTTTGTCCCATTTTTCAATACACAGCAAATGGCATAAAGGACCGCTTTTAATAAAAGGTCACGAGGCTATCGAAGTTTATTTAAAGGATAAATGGAAAAATGAAGATTGCTTTTTGCTTAAACTAGAATATTGGGCTCATACAGATATGAGCATTGCAGTGCAGTTAGCCTATGAATTTAGAGATGAAGACCAATTATGGTATCGTGCGTTCGGAAATGAAATTTGGGAATTTGATAAAACTGGGCTTATACACAACCGTTTTATTAGGGTTAACGACTTTCCTATAGAAGAGGAAGAAAGACAGTTACACCTAGAACACGTATCTTTTTCCTAA
- a CDS encoding metallophosphoesterase family protein — protein MKIALFSDIHSNLPALESFFADVEKREVDAMYCLGDLVGYNIWPNEVIEEIRKRNIPTIAGNYDFGIGRTSDDCLCAYKTEEERANGDISIALTNELVTDKNRAYLRTLPAHIKSEFQLNEDKLNLLLVHGSPRKINEYLFEDRAEKSMIRIMNQANADIMCFGHTHQPYHRIFNTGEENETHFRHAINLGSIGKPKDNDNRGSYVIIEINDNSSILDKDSISVNFIKFTYDIEKAAKAVEDSILPNSYAENLRNGY, from the coding sequence ATGAAAATTGCCCTGTTTAGTGATATTCACTCTAATTTACCAGCTCTAGAGTCCTTTTTCGCGGATGTTGAAAAGAGGGAGGTTGATGCTATGTATTGCCTGGGTGATTTGGTGGGCTATAACATTTGGCCAAATGAAGTGATAGAAGAAATACGCAAAAGAAATATACCAACTATTGCCGGTAATTATGATTTTGGTATAGGAAGAACTAGTGATGATTGTTTGTGCGCCTATAAAACAGAAGAGGAAAGGGCTAATGGAGATATTTCCATAGCGCTAACGAACGAATTGGTAACCGACAAAAATAGGGCGTATTTAAGAACGCTTCCGGCTCATATAAAATCAGAATTTCAACTGAATGAAGATAAGTTGAATCTGTTGCTGGTACATGGTAGTCCCAGAAAAATTAATGAATATCTTTTTGAGGATAGGGCGGAGAAAAGTATGATTCGTATTATGAATCAAGCAAATGCGGATATTATGTGTTTTGGGCATACCCATCAGCCATACCATAGAATTTTTAATACAGGTGAAGAAAATGAAACCCATTTTAGGCATGCCATAAATTTGGGTTCTATAGGTAAACCAAAAGATAATGATAATCGCGGCAGCTACGTTATTATTGAAATAAATGATAATTCTTCTATTTTAGATAAGGATAGTATTTCTGTGAATTTTATCAAGTTTACGTACGATATAGAAAAAGCAGCTAAAGCTGTTGAGGATAGTATACTGCCAAACAGTTATGCCGAAAATTTGAGAAACGGTTACTAG